One segment of Niveibacterium microcysteis DNA contains the following:
- a CDS encoding glycosyltransferase family 4 protein, whose product MPAPLRIAVVTETHPPEVNGVAMTVQRLIHGMRGRGHRITVVRPRQQRRETPLADEWLVGGLPLPGYPGLRFGLPASGYLHRGWSIQRPDAVHVVTEGPLGWSAIQAARKLGIPISSGYHTNFDRYSRHYGAGVLKPAIARWLRHFHRSADATLVPTPELAGALGDQGIPGVRVVGRGVDTELYSPMRRDASLRARWGVAPDGLAVLYVGRLAPEKNLSLVEASFRHINAAMPNARMVWVGDGPARNSLARAHPDHHFAGARYGADLATHYASADLFLFPSLTETFGNVTVEAMASGLTVAAYNCAAAALLIRNGENGATVPEGDEAGFIAAAVRLAQDAELRATLGEAARRSVLPLAWEAVVADFEASLRETISRRASTKE is encoded by the coding sequence ATGCCCGCTCCGCTTCGCATTGCCGTTGTCACCGAAACCCATCCGCCGGAGGTCAACGGCGTTGCCATGACGGTGCAGCGCCTGATCCACGGCATGCGCGGCCGCGGCCACCGCATCACCGTCGTACGCCCACGCCAGCAGCGGCGCGAAACACCGCTCGCCGACGAGTGGCTGGTTGGCGGCCTGCCGCTGCCCGGGTATCCGGGCCTTCGCTTTGGCCTGCCCGCCAGTGGCTACCTGCACCGCGGCTGGTCGATCCAGCGGCCGGACGCAGTCCATGTGGTCACCGAAGGCCCGCTCGGCTGGTCCGCGATCCAGGCGGCACGCAAGCTGGGCATTCCGATCAGCTCCGGCTACCACACCAACTTCGATCGCTACTCGCGCCACTACGGCGCCGGGGTGCTCAAACCGGCCATCGCCCGCTGGTTGAGGCACTTCCACCGCAGCGCGGATGCCACGCTGGTTCCAACCCCCGAACTCGCCGGCGCGCTGGGCGACCAGGGTATTCCCGGCGTACGCGTGGTGGGGCGCGGCGTGGATACCGAGCTGTACTCGCCGATGCGCCGCGACGCCTCGCTGCGCGCACGCTGGGGCGTGGCGCCGGACGGCCTCGCGGTGCTCTACGTCGGCCGCCTGGCGCCGGAGAAGAACCTTTCACTGGTTGAGGCGAGCTTCCGCCACATCAACGCCGCGATGCCGAATGCGCGCATGGTGTGGGTCGGCGACGGCCCGGCCCGCAACAGCCTCGCCCGCGCGCACCCGGATCACCACTTCGCCGGCGCCCGTTACGGCGCCGACCTTGCAACGCACTACGCGTCGGCCGACCTGTTCCTCTTCCCCAGCCTCACCGAGACCTTCGGCAATGTCACCGTCGAGGCAATGGCCAGCGGACTCACCGTCGCCGCCTACAACTGCGCCGCCGCCGCGCTGCTGATCCGCAACGGCGAGAACGGCGCCACCGTGCCCGAAGGCGACGAAGCCGGGTTCATCGCCGCCGCCGTGCGCCTTGCCCAAGACGCCGAGCTGCGCGCCACGCTGGGCGAGGCAGCACGGCGCAGCGTGCTGCCGCTGGCGTGGGAGGCCGTCGTCGCAGACTTCGAGGCGAGCTTGCGGGAGACAATCTCCCGCCGAGCATCCACCAAAGAATGA
- a CDS encoding UDP-2,3-diacylglucosamine diphosphatase, with product MPRVRTLFLSDIHLGTRACQAEQLLDFLREHPADKVFLIGDIIDFWAMSRSIHWSAAQNTVVQKLLRRARHGEEIVFIPGNHDEALRDYCGTVFGDIRVEHEHVHTTADGRRFLLVHGDEFDQVTRYHRWVAVLGDMSYTLLVRLNIVLSWVRRRLGWAGYWSLAGYAKRRVKTALQFIFDFEESVIHAARDRKLDGVICGHIHWAAIREVDGLTYVNCGDWVDSCTGIVEHLDGRLELVTWRGAATAALPSPELLEKA from the coding sequence ATGCCGCGCGTGAGAACTCTCTTTCTATCCGACATCCACCTCGGAACCCGCGCCTGCCAAGCCGAGCAACTGCTCGACTTCCTGCGCGAACACCCCGCCGACAAAGTGTTCCTGATCGGCGACATCATCGATTTCTGGGCGATGAGCCGCAGCATTCACTGGAGCGCGGCGCAGAACACCGTGGTGCAGAAGCTGCTGCGGCGCGCCCGCCATGGCGAAGAGATCGTCTTCATCCCCGGCAACCACGACGAGGCGCTGCGCGACTACTGCGGCACCGTATTCGGTGACATCCGCGTCGAACACGAACATGTGCACACCACCGCAGACGGCCGCCGCTTCCTGCTCGTGCATGGTGACGAGTTCGATCAGGTAACCCGCTATCACCGCTGGGTCGCGGTGCTCGGCGACATGTCCTACACGCTGCTGGTGCGCCTCAACATCGTCCTGTCATGGGTGCGTCGCAGACTCGGCTGGGCCGGCTACTGGTCGCTTGCCGGCTACGCCAAGCGGCGGGTCAAGACCGCGCTGCAGTTCATCTTCGATTTCGAGGAATCGGTGATCCACGCGGCGCGCGACCGCAAGCTCGACGGCGTGATCTGCGGCCATATCCACTGGGCCGCGATTCGTGAGGTCGATGGTCTGACCTATGTGAATTGCGGCGACTGGGTGGACTCCTGCACCGGCATCGTCGAACACCTCGACGGCCGCCTTGAACTGGTGACCTGGCGCGGCGCGGCAACCGCCGCCCTGCCCAGCCCCGAACTTCTTGAGAAAGCCTGA
- the rpiA gene encoding ribose-5-phosphate isomerase RpiA, whose amino-acid sequence MNQDQLKQLVAQAAADYVAANAPEGCVLGVGTGSTANLFIDALAPIKSRFVGAVASSEASRVRLEGLGIRVLDLNEVTEIPIYVDGADEVDPGLNAIKGGGAALTREKIVAAVAREFVCIADASKKVGVLGKFPLPVEVIPMAREHVARELRRLGGDPRWREGVVTDNGNVILDVHGLSITDPAALESTIDHITGVVTSGLFARRGVDLLLISSPSGVERLSRS is encoded by the coding sequence ATGAACCAGGATCAACTCAAGCAACTCGTCGCACAGGCTGCGGCGGACTATGTCGCGGCCAACGCTCCGGAGGGCTGCGTCTTGGGCGTCGGCACCGGCTCGACGGCCAACCTCTTCATCGACGCGCTGGCGCCGATCAAATCGCGCTTTGTCGGTGCGGTGGCGAGTTCCGAAGCCAGCCGTGTGCGGCTGGAAGGCTTGGGGATCCGCGTGCTGGATCTCAACGAGGTCACTGAGATTCCGATCTATGTCGATGGCGCCGATGAGGTGGACCCGGGCCTCAACGCGATCAAGGGCGGCGGCGCAGCGCTGACGCGCGAGAAGATCGTTGCCGCCGTGGCGCGCGAGTTCGTTTGCATCGCCGACGCGAGCAAGAAGGTCGGCGTGCTCGGCAAGTTCCCGCTGCCGGTGGAGGTGATCCCGATGGCGCGCGAACATGTGGCGCGCGAACTGCGCAGGCTGGGCGGCGATCCGCGCTGGCGTGAGGGTGTGGTGACCGATAACGGCAATGTCATCCTGGACGTGCATGGTCTCTCCATCACCGATCCGGCCGCGCTGGAAAGTACCATTGACCACATCACTGGCGTCGTCACGAGCGGCTTGTTTGCCCGTCGCGGTGTTGATCTCCTGCTGATCAGCAGCCCGAGCGGTGTCGAGCGACTGTCACGCAGTTGA
- the phoU gene encoding phosphate signaling complex protein PhoU — protein sequence MTEHTSKQFDLELESIRTRVMQMGGLVEQQISRAIEGLIDGNQDLIERVIEDDHRVNALEMDLDEACSQVIAKRQPAAIDLRLIFAVLKAITDLERIGDEAKKIAKMAKAIHGGALAVPRVQLSHMSEMAINELRQALDAFARLDTDAADEVVRSDKLIDAEFKGVMRQVITFMMEDPRTISGGIDIIFVAKALERIGDHAKNMAQYVFYMARGEDVRHVKSVAG from the coding sequence ATGACCGAACACACTTCCAAGCAGTTCGACCTTGAGCTGGAAAGCATCCGCACCCGCGTGATGCAGATGGGCGGACTCGTAGAACAACAGATTTCGCGCGCGATCGAAGGCCTGATCGACGGCAATCAGGATCTGATCGAGCGCGTGATCGAGGACGATCATCGGGTCAATGCCCTCGAAATGGACCTCGACGAGGCCTGCTCGCAGGTCATCGCGAAGCGCCAGCCGGCGGCGATAGATCTGCGTCTGATCTTCGCGGTGCTCAAGGCGATCACCGACCTGGAACGCATCGGCGACGAAGCGAAGAAGATCGCGAAGATGGCGAAGGCGATTCATGGCGGCGCGCTAGCGGTGCCGCGGGTGCAGCTGTCGCATATGTCCGAGATGGCGATCAACGAACTGCGTCAGGCGCTCGACGCCTTCGCTCGCCTCGATACCGATGCCGCCGATGAGGTGGTGCGTTCGGACAAGTTGATCGACGCTGAATTCAAGGGCGTGATGCGCCAGGTGATCACCTTCATGATGGAAGACCCGCGCACGATTTCGGGCGGTATCGACATCATCTTCGTCGCCAAGGCGCTCGAACGCATTGGCGACCACGCGAAGAACATGGCGCAGTACGTGTTCTACATGGCGCGCGGTGAAGATGTGCGCCATGTGAAATCAGTTGCTGGCTGA
- a CDS encoding diacylglycerol kinase codes for MESPFKGKTGLRRLWNAFHYSMEGFRAAYRHEDAFRQEALLAALMIPAALLLPVSMLGRALMIASVLLVLIVELLNSAIEAAIDRISLDSHTLSKRAKDIGSAAVFVALSNVVVVWACVLLA; via the coding sequence ATGGAAAGCCCCTTCAAAGGCAAGACAGGCCTAAGGCGCTTGTGGAACGCCTTCCATTATTCGATGGAGGGTTTCCGCGCAGCCTACCGCCACGAAGACGCCTTCCGGCAGGAGGCGCTGCTCGCCGCGCTGATGATCCCCGCCGCGCTGCTATTGCCAGTGAGCATGCTGGGGCGCGCACTGATGATCGCGAGCGTGCTGCTGGTGTTGATCGTGGAACTGCTGAACTCCGCGATCGAGGCCGCGATCGACCGCATCTCGCTCGACAGCCACACGCTCTCCAAGCGCGCCAAGGACATCGGCAGCGCCGCCGTGTTCGTCGCGCTGAGCAACGTGGTCGTCGTGTGGGCCTGTGTACTGCTTGCCTGA
- a CDS encoding bacteriohemerythrin, with protein MTELFHWSDDFSVGIEEIDAQHKELVDLLNQLHEAIHEHHGRDTSRAILDKLADYTRTHFAVEESLMRVSNYPEFAQHKQNHEDLIAQVHALQEKLDSGQAAITFELLHFLKVWLTRHINEADKRFGAFFITAGVSPQWSPEVKRSMEAKKWWWKFW; from the coding sequence ATGACGGAACTGTTTCATTGGTCCGACGATTTTTCCGTCGGCATTGAGGAGATCGACGCGCAACACAAGGAGCTGGTCGACCTGCTCAACCAGTTGCACGAAGCGATTCACGAACACCACGGCCGCGACACGTCGCGCGCGATTCTCGACAAGCTCGCGGACTACACCCGCACCCACTTCGCGGTGGAAGAGAGCCTGATGCGGGTGAGCAACTATCCGGAGTTCGCCCAGCACAAACAGAACCACGAGGATCTGATCGCGCAGGTGCACGCCTTGCAGGAAAAGCTCGACAGCGGTCAGGCCGCCATCACCTTCGAGTTGCTGCACTTCCTCAAGGTGTGGCTCACGCGGCACATCAACGAAGCCGACAAGCGTTTCGGCGCCTTCTTCATTACGGCGGGGGTGTCGCCGCAGTGGTCGCCGGAGGTGAAGCGCTCGATGGAGGCTAAGAAGTGGTGGTGGAAGTTCTGGTAG
- a CDS encoding glycosyltransferase produces the protein MRVLMVSDVFFPRVNGVSTAIDTHRRGLAEHGVDVQLVVPRYEDEDGEPGITRLPGWRVPMDPEDRFVAPFRVRRAVMTAAQHADLIHIQTPFTAHYAGLAAARRYGLPVVATYHTLFEEYLHLYARFLPEAWLRGLARRLSRSQCNALNATIVPSNAMAQRLRDYGITAPLHVLPTGVPISQFALCDRASHRARFRARYRIPPDQPVALFVGRAAHEKNIGFLIEALAHARVVQPRLLLVVAGEGPALESLREKAHTLGQSEHVRFIGYLDRARELPDCYAAADLFAFASRTETQGLVLIEAMAVGLPVVALAEMGTCDLLGAGRGALVPPDEVAAFGDAMARLASDSALRTRLGDEARALARDWSDLTLTARLAALYREVRLAHSSQEPAWKAPSKARQA, from the coding sequence ATGCGCGTGCTGATGGTGTCCGATGTGTTTTTTCCACGCGTAAATGGCGTGTCGACCGCGATCGACACCCACCGTCGCGGTCTGGCCGAGCACGGCGTGGACGTGCAACTGGTGGTGCCGCGCTATGAGGATGAAGACGGCGAGCCCGGCATCACGCGCCTGCCCGGCTGGCGCGTGCCGATGGACCCGGAAGACCGCTTCGTCGCCCCCTTTCGGGTGCGGCGTGCGGTGATGACCGCCGCGCAGCACGCCGACCTGATCCACATCCAGACGCCCTTCACCGCGCATTACGCGGGTCTCGCCGCAGCACGGCGCTACGGGCTTCCGGTGGTCGCCACCTACCACACGCTGTTCGAGGAGTACCTGCACCTGTATGCACGCTTCCTGCCCGAAGCCTGGCTGCGCGGCCTGGCACGGCGACTGTCGCGCAGCCAATGCAATGCATTGAACGCGACGATCGTGCCCTCCAACGCGATGGCGCAGCGCCTGCGCGACTACGGCATCACTGCCCCGCTGCATGTGCTGCCAACCGGCGTGCCGATCAGCCAGTTCGCGCTGTGCGACCGCGCCAGCCACCGCGCACGCTTTCGCGCGCGCTACCGGATTCCACCGGATCAACCGGTCGCATTGTTCGTCGGCCGCGCCGCGCACGAAAAGAACATCGGCTTTTTGATCGAGGCGCTGGCGCACGCCCGCGTTGTCCAACCCCGCCTGCTGCTGGTGGTGGCGGGTGAAGGGCCAGCACTTGAATCGCTGCGCGAGAAGGCGCACACGCTGGGCCAGAGCGAGCATGTGCGCTTCATCGGCTACCTCGACCGCGCACGCGAGTTGCCGGACTGCTACGCCGCGGCGGATCTGTTCGCCTTCGCCTCCCGCACCGAGACCCAGGGCCTGGTGTTGATCGAGGCCATGGCGGTCGGCCTGCCGGTCGTCGCACTGGCGGAGATGGGTACTTGCGACCTGCTTGGCGCCGGCCGTGGTGCGCTGGTGCCGCCAGACGAGGTGGCCGCCTTCGGCGACGCGATGGCCCGGCTCGCCAGCGACAGCGCCTTGCGCACCCGTCTCGGCGACGAAGCCCGCGCACTCGCGCGCGACTGGTCGGACCTCACCCTCACTGCCCGTCTCGCGGCGCTATACCGCGAAGTCCGGCTCGCCCATTCCAGCCAGGAGCCCGCATGGAAAGCCCCTTCAAAGGCAAGACAGGCCTAA
- a CDS encoding YidB family protein: MGLLDQLAGELLGGSDGASPVLQIAQQLLQSHEGGLAGLLAQLNQGGLADQVKSWVGTGANLPVSADQLSAALGPAVIGKLAAALGMDAGTVTNQLAQGLPQLVDTLTPGGSVEGASDLLSQGLGSLFGR, from the coding sequence ATGGGACTACTCGATCAACTCGCGGGCGAACTGCTGGGCGGCAGCGACGGCGCCAGCCCGGTGCTGCAGATTGCGCAGCAGCTCTTGCAGAGTCACGAAGGCGGGCTGGCCGGCCTGTTGGCCCAGCTTAACCAGGGCGGGCTGGCCGATCAGGTGAAGTCCTGGGTGGGCACGGGCGCGAACCTGCCGGTTTCGGCTGATCAGCTGTCCGCGGCGCTTGGCCCTGCGGTGATCGGCAAACTTGCAGCCGCGCTGGGCATGGATGCCGGCACCGTGACCAACCAGCTCGCACAAGGGTTGCCACAGCTGGTCGATACGCTCACGCCGGGCGGCTCGGTGGAAGGCGCCAGCGATCTGCTCTCGCAGGGATTGGGGAGCTTGTTCGGACGCTGA
- a CDS encoding phospholipase A, translating into MKTHATGLGLVAMLAATPVMADIQDCIGVAGDAERLACYDRESGRNTRLALAPASERPVESVAPSPLSERWELDPKHKTGTFQFRYHTPIYFLAAHYSTDVNDDPYSPSRGYVTSNSREASGGKIPYDSTEVKFQIGFKVKLWENMIGDNGDLWMGYTQQSYWQLYNKDFSAPFRETNYAPELINTWRTNLQMGGVKLSMINLGLIHQSNGRTEPISRSWNRIYAQAGLEAGNFAVLIRPWYRLQEDPETDDNPQIENYIGRGDLNMIYKLKEQEFSLLARHSLRGGDESRGSVQFDWSFPIYGNLKGHAQVFTGYGESLIDYNHRQTTFGLGISLAQWM; encoded by the coding sequence ATGAAGACCCACGCCACCGGCCTCGGCCTTGTCGCAATGCTCGCGGCCACACCGGTGATGGCCGACATTCAGGACTGCATCGGCGTTGCCGGCGATGCCGAGCGGCTCGCCTGTTACGACCGTGAGTCTGGCCGCAATACCCGCCTCGCGCTGGCGCCGGCATCCGAGCGCCCGGTCGAGAGCGTCGCGCCCTCGCCGTTGTCGGAGCGCTGGGAGTTGGATCCCAAGCACAAGACGGGCACCTTCCAGTTCCGCTACCACACGCCGATCTATTTCCTCGCGGCGCACTATTCGACGGATGTTAACGACGACCCCTATTCGCCCTCGCGCGGCTACGTGACGAGCAATTCGCGCGAAGCCTCAGGCGGCAAGATCCCGTACGACTCGACCGAGGTGAAGTTCCAGATCGGCTTCAAGGTGAAGCTGTGGGAGAACATGATTGGTGACAACGGCGACTTGTGGATGGGCTATACCCAACAGTCTTACTGGCAGCTCTACAACAAGGATTTCTCGGCGCCGTTCCGCGAGACCAACTACGCGCCGGAGCTGATCAATACCTGGCGCACCAACCTGCAGATGGGTGGGGTGAAGCTCAGCATGATCAACCTCGGCCTGATCCACCAGTCGAACGGCCGTACTGAGCCGATCTCGCGCTCGTGGAACCGCATCTACGCGCAGGCCGGGCTGGAGGCGGGCAATTTTGCGGTGCTGATCCGCCCCTGGTACCGCCTGCAGGAAGATCCGGAAACCGACGACAACCCGCAGATCGAGAACTACATTGGTCGCGGCGACCTAAACATGATCTACAAGCTGAAGGAGCAAGAGTTCTCGCTGCTTGCGCGACACAGCCTGCGTGGTGGCGATGAGAGCCGCGGCAGTGTCCAGTTCGACTGGTCCTTCCCGATCTACGGCAACCTGAAGGGCCACGCCCAAGTCTTCACTGGTTACGGCGAATCGCTGATCGACTACAACCACCGGCAGACCACATTCGGCCTTGGCATCTCGCTGGCGCAGTGGATGTGA
- a CDS encoding sugar nucleotide-binding protein has protein sequence MKILITGSKGTVGQAVAHAAQTSGHIAIGWDRSAADPLDLASHGPYIDSVAPDAIIHLGVAATPTGRDNEGWRTTVDWSLALADAAAQRKLPYVFTSTALVFDNSVSGPFTLASASNAREGYGFEKRCAEHGVLLRYPSGTRVARLGWQIDPAGQGNNMVAHAHREMAAHGQVGASTRWQPACSFIDDTAAALLRLLATPPGLYMLDSNRGANFADILQALSDQYHFNWQISRNEDYVYDQRLIDPRPGLPDLAARLPALHG, from the coding sequence ATGAAGATTCTGATCACCGGAAGCAAAGGCACCGTCGGCCAGGCCGTCGCGCACGCAGCGCAGACCAGCGGCCACATCGCGATCGGCTGGGACCGCAGCGCCGCAGATCCGCTTGATCTGGCGAGCCACGGCCCTTACATCGACAGCGTTGCGCCGGACGCCATCATTCATCTGGGCGTGGCCGCGACGCCGACCGGACGCGACAACGAAGGCTGGCGCACCACCGTCGACTGGTCGCTCGCGCTCGCTGACGCCGCCGCTCAGCGCAAGCTGCCGTACGTGTTCACAAGCACCGCGCTGGTGTTCGACAACAGTGTCAGCGGGCCCTTCACCCTGGCATCCGCAAGCAACGCGCGCGAAGGCTACGGTTTCGAGAAACGTTGCGCAGAACACGGCGTGCTGCTGCGCTACCCCAGTGGCACACGCGTGGCGCGCCTGGGCTGGCAGATCGACCCGGCAGGCCAGGGCAACAACATGGTCGCCCACGCGCACAGGGAGATGGCCGCACACGGCCAGGTCGGCGCCTCAACCCGCTGGCAACCCGCCTGCTCGTTCATTGACGACACCGCAGCCGCGCTGCTTCGCCTGCTGGCCACACCACCCGGTCTGTACATGCTTGATTCGAATCGCGGCGCAAACTTCGCCGACATCCTTCAGGCGCTATCCGACCAGTATCACTTCAACTGGCAGATCTCGCGCAACGAGGACTACGTCTACGACCAGCGCCTGATCGACCCACGCCCTGGACTACCCGACTTGGCGGCCCGTCTGCCGGCGCTGCACGGCTGA
- a CDS encoding sugar phosphate isomerase/epimerase family protein: MKLAAFASCLPHNTLDEALDYLVAHEIYGLELGVGGYPGTRHADARLLAGDNAACARLRNTCQSHGVELMALSCHGNPLHPDATIAAAHDGDFRAALEAASEMEIPVVVGFSGQPGTGGVLNWPVIGWPQEYADQFEHQWRESLIPYWQPLTERARALGVKIALELHGGFAVHSPATLRRLREACGPALGANVDPSHLWWQGIDPARAIQRLGDAVFHVHLKDVCFRPDVMDDAGLLDCTPHARMDERAWYFAPPGEGHDAAAWQGILDTLHAIDYCGALSIEHEGYAPATEAIAATARWMRALSLRERRSATRTSTTTS; encoded by the coding sequence ATGAAACTCGCCGCGTTCGCATCCTGCCTGCCGCACAACACCTTGGACGAAGCGCTCGACTACCTCGTCGCGCACGAAATCTACGGCCTGGAACTCGGTGTCGGCGGCTACCCGGGCACCCGCCATGCGGATGCCCGCCTGCTGGCCGGCGACAACGCGGCATGTGCGCGGCTGCGCAACACCTGCCAGTCGCACGGCGTGGAGCTGATGGCGCTGTCCTGCCACGGCAATCCACTGCACCCGGACGCCACGATCGCCGCCGCGCACGACGGCGACTTCCGCGCTGCACTCGAAGCCGCGAGCGAAATGGAGATCCCGGTGGTGGTCGGCTTCTCAGGCCAGCCGGGAACCGGCGGCGTGCTCAACTGGCCCGTGATCGGCTGGCCGCAGGAATACGCCGACCAGTTCGAGCATCAGTGGCGTGAATCGCTGATCCCCTACTGGCAACCGCTCACCGAACGCGCCCGCGCGCTCGGCGTGAAGATTGCGCTGGAACTTCATGGCGGGTTTGCGGTGCATTCCCCCGCCACGCTGCGCCGCCTGCGCGAAGCCTGCGGCCCGGCGCTCGGCGCCAATGTGGATCCGAGCCACCTCTGGTGGCAGGGTATCGACCCGGCACGCGCGATCCAGCGGCTGGGCGATGCGGTGTTCCATGTGCACCTGAAGGATGTCTGCTTCCGGCCCGACGTCATGGATGATGCGGGCCTGCTCGACTGCACGCCGCACGCCCGCATGGACGAACGTGCTTGGTACTTCGCGCCACCCGGCGAGGGACACGACGCAGCGGCGTGGCAGGGCATCCTCGATACCCTGCACGCAATCGACTATTGCGGCGCGTTATCCATCGAACACGAAGGTTACGCGCCCGCCACCGAAGCCATCGCAGCGACCGCTCGCTGGATGCGCGCGCTGTCGCTGCGCGAGCGGCGTTCGGCTACCAGAACTTCCACCACCACTTCTTAG
- a CDS encoding putative bifunctional diguanylate cyclase/phosphodiesterase, with protein sequence MSSWVLAAFVLGMPAAFWIGARRADHAMKREREASESARTAALAAVAQLRLLQAHQQALMDSIDDLAWLKDTDCRFMLVNRKFGEVFNLTPESLIGKSDYDLSPPDMAAHYQAHDRMVMTSRQVERTEEEIHRPDGEIGWAETIKVPVFGADGEVVGTAGIARDITLRKRYQREVEFLARHDPLTGLFNRRHLEEQFEPFAARHPRFAALFLDLDNFKLINDTDGHSVGDELLRQLASRLKGEIDRNDLLVRLGGDEFLLLSPLGSDSPEALDHLATRLEGAIGTPYEIGGTKYVVSSSIGIAVHPEHGRDRQTLIKHADIAMYEAKKKGRNRVCWFEEALASETTARRRIELRIRDALKENAFELHYQPVNDARTGRIVGAEALLRLRDAQGSPISPARFIPIAEQTGLIEQVGEWVLDTGLRQLAAWRAEGHLNLRLAINISGTHFGSPRFVERLSSRLRETGVPGNALELELTEGVLMADADGNISTLARIAALGVALAVDDFGTGYSSLAYLKQLPIHRLKIDRSFVQGLPVHPGDIAITRSILHLAQTFGFEVTAEGVETQAQLDFLRDAGCPAVQGYLFSPARAAADFAALLAPEFSA encoded by the coding sequence GTGTCTAGCTGGGTCCTGGCTGCATTCGTTCTGGGTATGCCCGCCGCATTCTGGATCGGGGCGCGGCGTGCCGATCATGCGATGAAGCGCGAACGCGAGGCCTCGGAGTCCGCCCGCACCGCAGCGCTTGCGGCGGTCGCGCAGCTGCGCCTGCTGCAGGCACACCAGCAGGCGCTGATGGACAGCATCGACGACCTCGCATGGCTGAAGGACACCGACTGCCGCTTCATGCTGGTGAATCGCAAGTTCGGCGAGGTCTTCAACCTGACGCCGGAATCACTGATCGGCAAGTCCGACTATGACCTTTCGCCCCCCGACATGGCAGCGCACTACCAGGCCCACGATCGCATGGTGATGACTTCGCGCCAGGTCGAACGCACCGAGGAAGAGATCCATCGCCCGGACGGCGAAATCGGCTGGGCCGAGACAATCAAGGTGCCGGTGTTCGGGGCGGATGGCGAAGTCGTCGGCACCGCCGGCATCGCGCGCGACATCACGCTGCGCAAGCGCTACCAGCGCGAAGTGGAATTCCTCGCCCGCCACGATCCGCTGACCGGGCTGTTCAACCGCCGTCACCTCGAAGAGCAGTTCGAGCCCTTCGCCGCCCGCCACCCACGCTTTGCGGCCTTGTTCCTGGATCTCGACAACTTCAAGCTGATCAACGACACCGACGGCCACTCCGTCGGCGACGAACTGCTGCGCCAGCTCGCCTCGCGCCTGAAAGGCGAAATCGACCGCAACGACCTGCTGGTGCGCCTGGGTGGCGACGAATTCCTGCTGCTCTCACCGCTCGGATCCGACAGCCCGGAAGCGCTGGATCACCTTGCCACCCGGCTCGAAGGTGCGATCGGTACGCCGTACGAGATCGGCGGCACCAAGTACGTGGTGTCGAGCAGTATCGGCATCGCGGTGCACCCGGAACACGGTCGCGACCGGCAAACGCTGATCAAGCACGCCGATATCGCGATGTATGAAGCGAAGAAGAAGGGGCGCAACCGCGTTTGCTGGTTCGAGGAAGCGCTGGCCAGCGAAACCACCGCGCGCCGCCGCATCGAACTGCGGATCCGCGATGCGCTGAAGGAAAACGCCTTCGAGCTGCACTACCAGCCGGTCAACGACGCACGCACCGGCCGCATCGTCGGTGCCGAAGCGCTGCTTCGCCTGCGTGACGCCCAAGGCAGTCCGATTTCGCCCGCGCGCTTCATCCCGATCGCCGAGCAGACAGGCTTGATCGAACAGGTCGGCGAATGGGTGCTCGACACCGGCTTGCGCCAGCTCGCCGCCTGGCGTGCGGAAGGGCATCTGAACCTGCGGCTGGCGATCAACATCTCTGGCACCCATTTCGGCAGCCCGCGCTTCGTTGAGCGCCTCAGCAGCCGGCTGCGCGAAACCGGCGTGCCCGGCAACGCGCTGGAACTCGAACTGACCGAGGGCGTGCTGATGGCCGACGCCGACGGCAACATCTCCACGCTCGCCCGAATCGCTGCGCTCGGCGTTGCGCTCGCGGTGGACGACTTCGGTACCGGCTACTCCAGTCTGGCTTACCTCAAGCAGTTGCCGATCCACCGCCTGAAGATCGACCGCAGCTTCGTGCAGGGCCTGCCGGTGCACCCGGGCGACATCGCGATCACGCGTTCGATCCTGCACCTGGCGCAGACCTTCGGTTTCGAAGTCACCGCCGAAGGGGTCGAAACGCAGGCGCAGCTTGATTTCCTGCGCGATGCCGGCTGCCCGGCGGTGCAAGGCTATCTGTTCAGCCCGGCACGCGCAGCGGCTGACTTTGCGGCACTGCTGGCACCGGAATTCAGCGCATGA